ATCGGCGACTTCCTCGCAGAGCGGCCCGGCCACGGCATCACGGTGGCCACCAAGATGGGGCGCCGACTGCCGCAGGAGCCCGAGAACTACACGCCCGAGAACTTCGCCGCGTGGACCGAGCGTTCTCGTCGCAATCTCCGCGTCGACACGCTCGACCTGGTGCAGCTGCACTGTCCGCCCTCAGCCGTCATCGACGCCGACACCACCTACGACGCTCTCGACGCGCTCGTCGCGCGCGGCGACATCGCCGCCTACGGGGTGTCGGTGGAGACGGTCGCGCAGGCACTATCGGCCATCTCGCGCCCGCATGTGACGAATGTGCAGATCATCGTGAACCCGTTCCGGCTGAAGCCGCTCGACGAGGTGCTGCCCGCCGCGGAGCGTGCCGGGGTGGCCGTGTTCGCGCGGGTGCCGCTGGCATCCGGGCTCCTCAGTGGGAAGTACTCGGCGTCGACGCGGTTCGCGGCCGACGACCACCGCTCCTACAACCGGCAGGGCGAAGCCTTCGACAAGGGCGAGACATTCTCGGGCGTGGACTACGAGACGGGTCTCCAGGCCGTGTCGGAACTCGAGCGGGCGCTCCCCGAGGATCTCACCCTCCCGGCCGCGACGCTCGCCTGGATCGCCTCCCGCCCCGGCATCACGAGCGTCATCCCCGGTGCGCGCAACGTTGCGCAGGCCCTGGCCAACGCGAAGGCGGGGGAGTCTGAAGCGGATCTCACAGCCTTCGACGCCGCCGTCGTCGACGTCTACGACCGCTACCTGAAGGCCGAGATCCACCCTCAGTGGTGACCCCTGGCGGCGCCGCCGACCCGATTTCTCATCTTCGGAGCAGCCTCCACGCGACGATTTCCGAGTCGGAGAAGATTTTTACGCTCACGCGTCGAGGCATTTCGCGGCCATCGAAGACACCCTGCGCGGGCTCGTCGAGGGCACCGCGCGAGGGCTCGGAACGCGTCGTCTAACGGCGCGAGACGGCGTGCCGATAGACCATCGGAAAGGGTGCGAACCCGGTCGATAGTCTCGGACCATGAGGGTAGATTTCACGGCATCCGTCTACCGCTGGGACGCCCGTGCGGAGGCCTGGTTCTTCGTCGCGCTGCCGGTCGAACTGTCGGAGGAAATCCGCGAGATTCCGCGGATTCCGAGGGGTTTCGGCGCGGTCGCGGTGCGCGCGACGGTGGGGTCGACCACCTGGCGAACGTCGATCTTCCCGGCGGGTGACGAGGGCGCCTACGTGCTGCCGTTGAAGCGCTCCGTGAGGGATGCCGAGGGCGTCGCCGAACGGGACGTCATCGGGGTGGTCCTCGAGGTGCTCGACGCCTGATCCGGACCCTGCGGATTCCCTTGCACGAATTTCGTCACATCCGTCACACGAAACACAGAATTCACATTTCTCCCAGATTTCTCATTGACAACAACATGAGAGACCTCTAATGATTGGTGTCGGAGAGGGAGAAACGTCCTCGCGGCGGGCCTCTCAATCCAACCCGGCACAAGTCTCGGAGTTCTCCCCCCGGATTCCGAGATTCCCCCCAGTTGTGCACCTTCCCCCCCGAAGTGCACTCCTACCGTGCCGGTGAAACCTGTTCACCCCCCTAGGAGAAGGCACGCACATGCGCACTATCCGCAACATTGTCCAGGCTGAGAAGGCCCGCCGCGAGGAGAACGGTGACGAGGGCTTCTCGCTCATCGAACTGATCGTCGTCGTGGTCATCCTCGGCATCCTCGCCGCCGTCGCGATCCCGGTCTTCCTGGGTCTGCAAGGCCAGGCCGAGCAGACCGCGCAGGACTCCGTCGCCGCCAACGCCGCCAGCCAGGCGGCCGCGTCGATCGCGGACGGCGACACGGTCGTTGTCGCCGACTTCGCGAACCTCGCCGACGGTGGAACGTACACGTTCGCCATCGCCGACGGTGGAAGCCTCGACGACTTCTGCGTGACGGTCACCGGCCCCGGCGACGCCGCGTCGACGTCCGGCCCCGGCTGCTAACCAGCTGCACTGACGCGAGGCCGGTCCGCCCGAACGGGCCGGCCTCGCGGCATCTCCCCACACCCCACCTCGTCCTCCCGGAGGTGACATGTTCCAGCGTTCCGCCGACGACGGATTCAGCCTCGTCGAGGTGCTCATCTCCCTGTTCCTCCTGGCCATGCTCGCCCTGGCGGTGCTGCCGCTCCTCGTCGGAGCGACCCGCGTCAGCGTGTCGAACCGCGATCTCGCCACCGCCACCGCCTTCGCGAACGCTCAGCTCGCCCCCATCAAGACCGCGTTCCCAACGGACTCCGCGACGACGAGCTGCGCCTCGCTCCGCACGCAGGCCCGCACCGGCATCGCCGGCCCGGACGGCACCACCGCCGCGATCGCGGTGAACCCCTGCCCGGCGACGTCCGCCGGCTACCCCGCTTCCGTGCCCGTCACCGTGACGGTCACCGACTCCGACGGCGACACCGTCGTGCGCCTCGTCACGCGCCTTCCGGTCGGAGCGCCCTGATGACCCCCCACACGTTCCGGAGAGATGAAGGAGGAGTGACCATGATCGAACTCATCGTCACCATCGTCATCGCCGGCATGTTCGTGGGGTTCCTCGCGCTCATGTTCGTCAACGGACTCCAGGCGCAGGAGCAGGCCACCGCCCGCGACACCGCGACAGGCCGCGCCAACGTCGTCTCCTCGCAGCTTCACTCGTCGATCCGCCACGCCGCGACCATCCGGGTGAGCGAGAGCGGCACGCGCGTCGACGCGACCGTTGCGCAGGTCTCCTCGACCCTCACGTGGGAGTGCCGTGCCTGGAAGCTCTCCGGCGGCTCCCTCTACTACAGCGTCGGCGCCACCGCGCGACCCGCCAACATCGTCACCGGCCGCAACCCCATCGCCACCGGACTCACCGGCATCCTCGGTTCGGGGGCGGGTTTCCAGCAGGGGACCGGCAGCGTCGAGGCGCAGAAGCGCCTGACGATCGGCATCGACGTCGCCGCGGGCGGCCAGACCGTCCGCCTGTCGGACGCCGTCACCGCCCAGGTCGTCATCCAGGGAAGCGCACCGACATGCTGAGCCGTCTCCAGCGTCTGCTGCGCAGCGACGAGGGTTCTTCGCTCGTCGCGGTGCTCGTCGTGATGCTCGTCCTCACCATCGGCGGTCTCGCCCTCGCGACCATCGTGACGAACACGACCGGAATCGTCGTCGACACCCGCAGCCAGTCGCAGTCGCGCGTCACCGCGGACGCCGGGCTCGCCGAGGTCGTCGCGAGCCTCAAGCGCGGCGAGGTCGCCTGCGGCGCGACCGGTCACAACGTGGCGGTCGACGGCACCGGTTCGCTCCAGTACGACTACGCCGTCACCTGCGGCTCCGGATTTGCGACGGTGCGCGTGAACTCCGCCGTGAACGGAGCGCGCACGGCCGTCCAGTCCGTCTACGCGCAGGCTCCCGCCACCAGCTCCGGCGGAGACATGGTCTTCTTCGGGAGCGGCAACGTCACCTTCACCTCCGAAGTGAAGACCTCCGCCGACGGCAGACTGCTCAACATCGTCGTGCCGCAGGCGTCGTTCACGTGCCAGTCACTCATCCCGGGGAACATCACGGCCCGCGGCACCGTCAGCGCGAACGGCGGCTGCACGATCAAGGGCACGGTGACCTCCGCCGCGGGCGTCCTCGACATGTGCTGCGGCAGCGACACGATCGAGGGCAACGTCGCGACCTCGGGAACCGGCTCGAGCACCGTGCGCGGCACCCTCAAGGGGAGCCTGCACACCAACGGCGAGATCGCCTTCGGCTGGGAGGGCAAGCAGGTCGCGGGCGCCGTCATCGCCAACGGCAACGTGCAGCTCGGCAACGTGCGCATCAACGGAAGTCTCACGATGCCGTCCGCCCGCACGCTCTCGATGCAGAGCGGAACGATCGTCGGCGGCACCGTGCGCCCGACGACCGTCGCCGGCCCGACGGCGCCCACGCTTCCCGGCTGGTTCGAGTACAAGTTCAAGACCTCCGACTGGCCCGGCTATCAGGTGGTCACCCTGAAGACCTCGGGCACGGCGAGCGACACGTGCAACGGCTTCAACAGCTCGCCCGGCGCGGCGTGGACGTCGTTGCAGACGTACACGAGCCCCGTCATCATCGACGCGCGCGCCTGCTCCACCCTGAGCAGCAACAACGGGAGCAAGCCCACGGTGGGCATCAAGACCAACGTCGTGCTGCTCGCCAAGAAGTTCGACCTCTCCGGGCTCACCGTGAAGGCGGGCACCGGTGTGGCCGGCAAGCCCAAGTTCTGGGTCATGACGGAGGACCCCACGCCCACCGACGCCGCGCCTACGTGCGGATCGGGGTACGGCGAACTGCTCATCAACGGCACCGTCACCGATCTCACGGTGAAGGCGATGGCCTACTCGCCGTGCAAGATCAGCGTCGCCGGCGGCGCCTACGGACTCCAGGACAAGTGGAACGGCTCGTTCTACGGCGGCGGCTGGAGCTACGGCGGCGGACTCACCTTCACCGCCGACCCCATCGGGGTCCCCGGCATGGGTATCAGCGAGAGCGGCTCCTCGGGCAGCGGCGGCATCGGTGGATTGATCTCATCGCGAGACGTCCCTTACGAGACGATCAACTGATGTCCACTCTGACTCCCGCCCTCACCGTCTTCCTGCTCGTCTTCGCGGGCCTCCTGGGGCTCGTCATCGGCTCGTTCCTCAACGTCGTCGTCTACCGCGTGCCGGCCGGCATCCCGCTCACACGCGAGAGCCGCTGCCCGTCCTGCGACGCGCCGGTGCGGCCCTGGCAGAACGTGCCGCTCGTGTCGTGGGTGCTCCTGCGGGGACGCTGC
This genomic window from Candidatus Microbacterium phytovorans contains:
- a CDS encoding aldo/keto reductase, whose product is MQQRRLGSTGRTVSAIGLGTWQLGADWGDVSESDARAVLAASVDAGVTLFDTADVYGDGRSESLIGDFLAERPGHGITVATKMGRRLPQEPENYTPENFAAWTERSRRNLRVDTLDLVQLHCPPSAVIDADTTYDALDALVARGDIAAYGVSVETVAQALSAISRPHVTNVQIIVNPFRLKPLDEVLPAAERAGVAVFARVPLASGLLSGKYSASTRFAADDHRSYNRQGEAFDKGETFSGVDYETGLQAVSELERALPEDLTLPAATLAWIASRPGITSVIPGARNVAQALANAKAGESEADLTAFDAAVVDVYDRYLKAEIHPQW
- a CDS encoding DUF1905 domain-containing protein; its protein translation is MRVDFTASVYRWDARAEAWFFVALPVELSEEIREIPRIPRGFGAVAVRATVGSTTWRTSIFPAGDEGAYVLPLKRSVRDAEGVAERDVIGVVLEVLDA
- a CDS encoding prepilin-type N-terminal cleavage/methylation domain-containing protein: MRTIRNIVQAEKARREENGDEGFSLIELIVVVVILGILAAVAIPVFLGLQGQAEQTAQDSVAANAASQAAASIADGDTVVVADFANLADGGTYTFAIADGGSLDDFCVTVTGPGDAASTSGPGC
- a CDS encoding prepilin-type N-terminal cleavage/methylation domain-containing protein, with the translated sequence MFQRSADDGFSLVEVLISLFLLAMLALAVLPLLVGATRVSVSNRDLATATAFANAQLAPIKTAFPTDSATTSCASLRTQARTGIAGPDGTTAAIAVNPCPATSAGYPASVPVTVTVTDSDGDTVVRLVTRLPVGAP